A single window of Sparus aurata chromosome 12, fSpaAur1.1, whole genome shotgun sequence DNA harbors:
- the LOC115592665 gene encoding helicase POLQ-like isoform X1 codes for MNAERTEIKVRRVSSRKRSRESLKTHLTPAGKSGGGGGGGGGDAWLQQCPKRWSLSSIMADIQAAEFCSDSEDLFGDYDSILEDSSLLAKLDDAEQTERQRDVRPAAVVQPNFTSLRPQKDAVCEDVLTASIIDGLEDEAFEDLPPSQRQFQEQVQENVKRSRLDGDKTSTPVRDTDRTAEGKTKRPAKARRSVADQLKRTMVCNAAAPSSVSRSVVLKEAVVTEEISVAMQAMETVSAETTDLGPFFGLPSRVKDLMYKLRGIKTLYDWQQTCLNLDCVQRRKNLIYSLPTSGGKTLVAEILVLRELLCRKKDCLFILPYISLVQEKVRGLASFGLELDFMVEEYAGSKGKFPPVKSRNKTSLYIATIEKAHSLVNSLIEAGRMDHLGLVVVDELHMLGDGSRGAVIEMTLAKVLYMSKTTQIIGMSATLGNITDLQTFLKAENYTSDFRPVQLKEYVKLKDTIYEVDPKEEDGFRFSRHLNFKYSSSMQKLDPDHIIALVTEVIPTHSCLVFCPTKKNCENVAGMICRCLKEEFLQRRREEKAVLLRELKDSGNGSVCPVLRRIIPYGLAYHHSGLTSEERKLVEEAYSNGVLCLLTCTSTLAAGINLPARRVILRSPYVATDFLKRSQYKQMVGRAGRAGIDTEGESILILQDKDRNMAKSLVCAPMENCYSNLMHDDGKGLLSLLLSLIGLNITTSLDQIRDFLCGTLLSVQQAQLCVEQSLWEVVQRCVGLLQDKDLVTVAADCHTLQVTKLGKATYKGSVDLTYSDLLYSDLSKGLDGLLLNSCLHLVYLVTPYDMISQCKPDWMLFFRQFTLLSAAEQKMSAAVGVPESFVARKAAGQTVKKSVNMEVVRRMYLALVLFTLLKETNLWIVADKFQLSRGFIQSLLSSSSAFCSCVLHFTEELEEFWPFKALLTELTRRLSYCVKAELIPLMEVAGVMESRAKQLYNAGYKTLTHLANADPAVLSKTIENLYKKQADQIVASAKMLLNEKAAALQEEVDDLLMVPLDLPAPLKTQQLT; via the exons ATGAACGCTGAGAGGACAGAAATCAAAGTTAGAAGAGTTTCCTCGAGGAAAAGGTCGAGGGAGAGCCTGAAGACTCACCTGACACCTGCAGGGaagagcggaggaggaggaggaggaggaggaggagacgccTGGTTACAGCAATGTCCCAAACGCTGGAGTCTGAGCAGCATCATGGCGGATATACAAGCTGCTGAG TTCTGCAGTGACAGTGAGGACTTGTTCGGGGACTATGACAGCATCCTGGAGGACAGCTCTCTGCTGGCCAAGCTGGACGATGCAGAACAAACCGAGAGGCAGCGAGACGTCCGGCCGGCCGCTGTGGTTCAGCCGAACTTCACGTCTCTGCGGCCGCAGAAAGACGCCGTCTGTGAGGACGTTCTCACAGCCTCCATCATAGACGGCCTCGAGGACGAAGCCTTCGAGGACTTACCGCCCAGCCAGCGTCAGTTTCAGGAACAAGTCCAGGAGAATGTAAAGAGGAGCAGACTGGACGGAGATAAAACCTCCACACCGGTCAGAGACACTGACAGAACCGCTGAGGGTAAAACCAAGAGACCGGCCAAGGCGAGGAGGAGCGTGGCGGACCAGCTGAAGAGGACGATGGTCTGTAACGCAGCAGCTCCCTCCAGCGTGTCACGGAGCGTCGTGTTAAAAGAAGCCGTGGTCACCGAGGAGATCAGCGTCGCCATGCAGGCCATGGAGACCGTGTCCGCAGAGACCACCGACCTCGGGCCTTTCTTTGGACTCCCCTCCAGAGTGAAAGACCTGATGTACAAACTGAGAGGGATCAAGACGTTATATG ACTGGCAGCAGACGTGTCTGAACCTGGACTGTGTTCAGCGGAGGAAGAATCTCATCTACTCTCTTCCCACCAGCGGAGGAAAGACTCTGGTTGCAGAGATCCTCGTCCTCAGAGAGCTGCTGTGCAGGAAGAAAGACTGTCTGTTCATCTTACCGTACATCTCACTGGTGCAGGAGAAG GTCCGCGGGTTAGCGAGCTTCGGCCTGGAGCTGGACTTCATGGTGGAGGAGTACGCGGGCAGTAAGGGCAAGTTTCCTCCTGTGAAGAGCAGAAACAAGACGTCACTTTACATCGCGACGATAGAGAAAGCACACAGCCTGGTCAACTCTCTGATCGAGGCCGGCAGGATGGATCACCtggggctggtggtggtggacgAG CTCCACATGTTGGGCGACGGCAGCAGAGGAGCTGTTATTGAGATGACTCTGGCCAAAGTTCTCTACATGAGCA agaCGACGCAGATTATCGGGATGAGCGCCACTCTGGGAAAcatcacagacctgcagacgtttttaaaggctgaaaacTACACCAGCGACTTCAGACCG gtccagctgaaggaGTACGTTAAACTGAAGGACACCATCTATGAAGTGGACCCGAAGGAAGAGGACGGTTTTAGATTCTCACGTCACCTCAACTTTAAA TACTCGAGTTCGATGCAGAAGCTGGACCCGGATCACATCATCGCTCTGGTGACTGAAGTCATTCCGACACACTCGTGTCTGGTGTTCTGCCCCACCAAGAAGAACTGTGAGAACGTGGCAGGAATGATCTGCAGATGCCTGAAAGA GGAGTTCCTGCAGCGCCGGCGGGAGGAGAAGGCGGTCCTCCTCAGAGAGCTGAAGGACAGCGGGAACGGCTCGGTGTGTCCCGTCCTCAGGAGGATCATCCCCTACGGCCTGGCCTACCACCACAGCGGACTGACCTCCGAGGAGAGGAAACTGGTGGAGGAGGCGTACTCCAACGGGGTCCTCTGCCTCCTCACCTGCACCTCCACGCTGGCTGCAGGCATCAACCTACCTGCCCGCAG AGTGATCCTGCGCTCGCCCTACGTGGCCACAGACTTCCTGAAGAGGAGCCAGTACAAGCAGATGGTGGGCCGGGCCGGTCGAGCCGGCATCGACACCGAGGGAGAGAGCATCCTCATCCTGcaggacaaagacagaaacatg GCTAAATCACTGGTGTGCGCTCCGATGGAAAACTGTTACAGCAACCTGATGCACGATGATGGAAAAGGCCTCctgagtctcctcctgtctctcatcGGATTAAAT atcACCACGTCTCTGGATCAGATCAGAGACTTCCTGTGTGGGACGCTGCTGTCCGTCCAGCAGGCGCAGCTGTGTGTGGAGCAGAGTCTGTGGGAGGTGGTGCAGCGCTGCGTCGGCCTGCTGCAGGACAAAGATCTCGTCACTGTGGCTGCAGACTGTCACACTCTGCAGGTCACCAAGCTGGGAAAAGCTACCTATAAAG GCTCAGTGGATCTGACCTACAGTGACCTCCTCTACAGCGACCTGTCCAAAGGTCTGGACGGTCTGCTGCTCAACAGCTGCCTCCACCTGGTCTACCTGGTCACACCGTACGACATGATCTCACAGTGTAAACCTGACTGGATGCTGTTCTTCAGACAG TTCACGCTGCTGTCGGCTGCAGAGCAGAAGATGTCAGCCGCCGTCGGAGTGCCCGAGAGTTTCGTCGCGAGAAAAGCTGCAGGACAGACGGTGAAAAAG AGCGTGAACATGGAGGTGGTGAGGCGGATGTATTTGGCTCTGGTGCTGTTCACTCTACTGAAGGAGACCAACTTGTGGATCGTGGCCGACAAGTTCCAGCTGAGCCGAGGcttcatccagtctctgctcagctcgTCCTCGGCCTTCTGCTCCTGCGTGCTGCACTTCACTGAG gagctggaggagttcTGGCCCTTCAAAGCTCTGCTGACGGAGCTGACGCGGCGGCTGAGCTACTGTGTGAAGGCTGAACTCATCCCTCTGATGGAGGTGGCCGGAGTGATGGAG TCACGAGCGAAGCAGCTTTACAACGCCGGATACAAAACGCTGACTCACCTGGCCAACGCCGACCCTGCGGTTCTGTCCAAGACGATAGAGAACCTGTACAAGAAACAAGCGGATCAGATCGTGGCCTCTGCTAAG ATGCTGCTGAATGAAAAAGCTGCAGCGCTGCAGGAGGAAGTGGACGACCTGCTGATGGTTCCGTTGGATCTGCCCGCTCCTTTAAAAACCCAACAACTCACCTGA
- the LOC115592665 gene encoding helicase POLQ-like isoform X2, with amino-acid sequence MNAERTEIKVRRVSSRKRSRESLKTHLTPAGKSGGGGGGGGGDAWLQQCPKRWSLSSIMADIQAAEFCSDSEDLFGDYDSILEDSSLLAKLDDAEQTERQRDVRPAAVVQPNFTSLRPQKDAVCEDVLTASIIDGLEDEAFEDLPPSQRQFQEQVQENVKRSRLDGDKTSTPVRDTDRTAEGKTKRPAKARRSVADQLKRTMVCNAAAPSSVSRSVVLKEAVVTEEISVAMQAMETVSAETTDLGPFFGLPSRVKDLMYKLRGIKTLYDWQQTCLNLDCVQRRKNLIYSLPTSGGKTLVAEILVLRELLCRKKDCLFILPYISLVQEKVRGLASFGLELDFMVEEYAGSKGKFPPVKSRNKTSLYIATIEKAHSLVNSLIEAGRMDHLGLVVVDELHMLGDGSRGAVIEMTLAKVLYMSKTTQIIGMSATLGNITDLQTFLKAENYTSDFRPVQLKEYVKLKDTIYEVDPKEEDGFRFSRHLNFKYSSSMQKLDPDHIIALVTEVIPTHSCLVFCPTKKNCENVAGMICRCLKEEFLQRRREEKAVLLRELKDSGNGSVCPVLRRIIPYGLAYHHSGLTSEERKLVEEAYSNGVLCLLTCTSTLAAGINLPARRVILRSPYVATDFLKRSQYKQMVGRAGRAGIDTEGESILILQDKDRNMAKSLVCAPMENCYSNLMHDDGKGLLSLLLSLIGLNITTSLDQIRDFLCGTLLSVQQAQLCVEQSLWEVVQRCVGLLQDKDLVTVAADCHTLQVTKLGKATYKGSVDLTYSDLLYSDLSKGLDGLLLNSCLHLVYLVTPYDMISQCKPDWMLFFRQFTLLSAAEQKMSAAVGVPESFVARKAAGQTVKKSVNMEVVRRMYLALVLFTLLKETNLWIVADKFQLSRGFIQSLLSSSSAFCSCVLHFTEELEEFWPFKALLTELTRRLSYCVKAELIPLMEVAGVMELVEVLLENTA; translated from the exons ATGAACGCTGAGAGGACAGAAATCAAAGTTAGAAGAGTTTCCTCGAGGAAAAGGTCGAGGGAGAGCCTGAAGACTCACCTGACACCTGCAGGGaagagcggaggaggaggaggaggaggaggaggagacgccTGGTTACAGCAATGTCCCAAACGCTGGAGTCTGAGCAGCATCATGGCGGATATACAAGCTGCTGAG TTCTGCAGTGACAGTGAGGACTTGTTCGGGGACTATGACAGCATCCTGGAGGACAGCTCTCTGCTGGCCAAGCTGGACGATGCAGAACAAACCGAGAGGCAGCGAGACGTCCGGCCGGCCGCTGTGGTTCAGCCGAACTTCACGTCTCTGCGGCCGCAGAAAGACGCCGTCTGTGAGGACGTTCTCACAGCCTCCATCATAGACGGCCTCGAGGACGAAGCCTTCGAGGACTTACCGCCCAGCCAGCGTCAGTTTCAGGAACAAGTCCAGGAGAATGTAAAGAGGAGCAGACTGGACGGAGATAAAACCTCCACACCGGTCAGAGACACTGACAGAACCGCTGAGGGTAAAACCAAGAGACCGGCCAAGGCGAGGAGGAGCGTGGCGGACCAGCTGAAGAGGACGATGGTCTGTAACGCAGCAGCTCCCTCCAGCGTGTCACGGAGCGTCGTGTTAAAAGAAGCCGTGGTCACCGAGGAGATCAGCGTCGCCATGCAGGCCATGGAGACCGTGTCCGCAGAGACCACCGACCTCGGGCCTTTCTTTGGACTCCCCTCCAGAGTGAAAGACCTGATGTACAAACTGAGAGGGATCAAGACGTTATATG ACTGGCAGCAGACGTGTCTGAACCTGGACTGTGTTCAGCGGAGGAAGAATCTCATCTACTCTCTTCCCACCAGCGGAGGAAAGACTCTGGTTGCAGAGATCCTCGTCCTCAGAGAGCTGCTGTGCAGGAAGAAAGACTGTCTGTTCATCTTACCGTACATCTCACTGGTGCAGGAGAAG GTCCGCGGGTTAGCGAGCTTCGGCCTGGAGCTGGACTTCATGGTGGAGGAGTACGCGGGCAGTAAGGGCAAGTTTCCTCCTGTGAAGAGCAGAAACAAGACGTCACTTTACATCGCGACGATAGAGAAAGCACACAGCCTGGTCAACTCTCTGATCGAGGCCGGCAGGATGGATCACCtggggctggtggtggtggacgAG CTCCACATGTTGGGCGACGGCAGCAGAGGAGCTGTTATTGAGATGACTCTGGCCAAAGTTCTCTACATGAGCA agaCGACGCAGATTATCGGGATGAGCGCCACTCTGGGAAAcatcacagacctgcagacgtttttaaaggctgaaaacTACACCAGCGACTTCAGACCG gtccagctgaaggaGTACGTTAAACTGAAGGACACCATCTATGAAGTGGACCCGAAGGAAGAGGACGGTTTTAGATTCTCACGTCACCTCAACTTTAAA TACTCGAGTTCGATGCAGAAGCTGGACCCGGATCACATCATCGCTCTGGTGACTGAAGTCATTCCGACACACTCGTGTCTGGTGTTCTGCCCCACCAAGAAGAACTGTGAGAACGTGGCAGGAATGATCTGCAGATGCCTGAAAGA GGAGTTCCTGCAGCGCCGGCGGGAGGAGAAGGCGGTCCTCCTCAGAGAGCTGAAGGACAGCGGGAACGGCTCGGTGTGTCCCGTCCTCAGGAGGATCATCCCCTACGGCCTGGCCTACCACCACAGCGGACTGACCTCCGAGGAGAGGAAACTGGTGGAGGAGGCGTACTCCAACGGGGTCCTCTGCCTCCTCACCTGCACCTCCACGCTGGCTGCAGGCATCAACCTACCTGCCCGCAG AGTGATCCTGCGCTCGCCCTACGTGGCCACAGACTTCCTGAAGAGGAGCCAGTACAAGCAGATGGTGGGCCGGGCCGGTCGAGCCGGCATCGACACCGAGGGAGAGAGCATCCTCATCCTGcaggacaaagacagaaacatg GCTAAATCACTGGTGTGCGCTCCGATGGAAAACTGTTACAGCAACCTGATGCACGATGATGGAAAAGGCCTCctgagtctcctcctgtctctcatcGGATTAAAT atcACCACGTCTCTGGATCAGATCAGAGACTTCCTGTGTGGGACGCTGCTGTCCGTCCAGCAGGCGCAGCTGTGTGTGGAGCAGAGTCTGTGGGAGGTGGTGCAGCGCTGCGTCGGCCTGCTGCAGGACAAAGATCTCGTCACTGTGGCTGCAGACTGTCACACTCTGCAGGTCACCAAGCTGGGAAAAGCTACCTATAAAG GCTCAGTGGATCTGACCTACAGTGACCTCCTCTACAGCGACCTGTCCAAAGGTCTGGACGGTCTGCTGCTCAACAGCTGCCTCCACCTGGTCTACCTGGTCACACCGTACGACATGATCTCACAGTGTAAACCTGACTGGATGCTGTTCTTCAGACAG TTCACGCTGCTGTCGGCTGCAGAGCAGAAGATGTCAGCCGCCGTCGGAGTGCCCGAGAGTTTCGTCGCGAGAAAAGCTGCAGGACAGACGGTGAAAAAG AGCGTGAACATGGAGGTGGTGAGGCGGATGTATTTGGCTCTGGTGCTGTTCACTCTACTGAAGGAGACCAACTTGTGGATCGTGGCCGACAAGTTCCAGCTGAGCCGAGGcttcatccagtctctgctcagctcgTCCTCGGCCTTCTGCTCCTGCGTGCTGCACTTCACTGAG gagctggaggagttcTGGCCCTTCAAAGCTCTGCTGACGGAGCTGACGCGGCGGCTGAGCTACTGTGTGAAGGCTGAACTCATCCCTCTGATGGAGGTGGCCGGAGTGATGGAG ttGGTGGAAGTCCTGCTAGAAAacacagcatag